The segment CAatctaaaatctttttttttttagacaCATATGTTAAAAGCTTAGGGATGAACACAACAAATTATAGGTAAGATTTGTATCATATGGTGTTTTCGGCTCTATGGCAGATATTGGACACATATAAAGTTggtaatcaatatatatatattttgttacaTGTTAATATCACctcatcaaaattcaaaagtatCGTGTAGCTTTAGCTAAAAATATTCACTATACTTTTCTGTATCCTCAATTGTGCTTTTCGGGAACATTAAACTAATTGTTGGagctttatatataattattatatatatatacatatcatgtagtatcaattaattaataactgATTGATGGCTATTCAAGTACCGTcatcaaacaagaaaaagagaaaaaagcgAAAAGATTCTTGTTTTCACTTTTAAGTTTGTCAAAACTCTACAATGAGAGTCTTTTTTATTTCCGttaagtaataataaattttatttgttagatTTAACAGACGTGTGACCAAGTATTTAGCAAGAGAAGATATATACTGGACAAGTATGAAGCTAGAGCGtatatatttcttaattaactttattaatCATGAAATTTACCTGATAATAAAGATCAAAGATGACAATATATCAAGTTTGGCATTCATGTTTGATCTTATATAAAAGGTGTGGACTTTGCaatttttgagttataaatttttttcttttctttcactcGATCCCTCTTTTAAGTTAGATTCTTAAGATATAAAATCGGATCTTCTATTGTAggaataattaagtaaattagtAGTTAGAGAGGAAATTAAACACTTGAAAGAGACTAAACTtgtagaaaggaaaaataataatgtagaaAATGAAGGGAGGTGAATAAAATTGGTAGATATGGAGGAAATGTAATTATGAGTTAACTATAGTTGCAAATTGATATAAAGCATTGACTTAATAGAGTGAAACATTGTCACTTTCGAATTTGGAAGCATCCATCAAGTGGCGTGTGTTTGCCTCTCTTACCGATCAATCAAATATCAATTATCAAACtatcatattcttttttttgtttctattcGATTTCTAAGGTAGACATTTTATGTAATTGTTCAAATCAAAGATAAAatacctttttatttttgttcctttATATATTCTTCTATATACATTTTTCCTATAACCATACAAGTCATTGTAAAAATTATGAGAATAATTTTGTCCATACGCAACAAAGatgtgttttatttattctaaTTCAGATCGaatacttttttctttctctttataAGTTCAAGAAACAAATACACGCGTATGgaaatatgataaaatagtaaaattacaagtttttttatatactacaattgatcaaaatttgaaaatatataatataaaactaaaatttggaTTAGTTGAGTCAATAAATCTGATAGGCTAAATGCTTCTAAAAATGTGGACTCAAAATTCAACCCCACACTACTATAGGAGGGATCTGATCTTAGTTTTACTGATAGTGGATGttttcaactcttttttttctttattagttcATGTCTAACACATGCATGTTGAGTGTCTTTGTGGGTGTTTTCAACTTGGACCATATATAACTAGTTTGtggataaaaagaaaatcaactttcttaacatattattttcttttagtatACGCATCTACACTaacataaataacatattttatgaggttaacttaattatttaatagatAAATGAAAAcacatgaaatatttttttttgaagatttgaatCAAAATATCTAATTGAAACAGTATTTTATTAGGATCAATTAAGAtgttcaattaaaataatttagttcAAATATCTAAATAGTATTATGGTACCATGTCCCATACCCTTATAACTGAATCATCCATTTAAGCCAAATTAGTAAGTACAATAATCTTAACTGCATTTGATTACAGTTTGTTTTTTGTACTGTATCATCTTTctgatttttataatattctttATTCTTTGTTGCTTTCAACAAGgaggtgatgatgatgatgatactCCACTAAAAGTAGTGGAGGTAGGcacaaataaaaagataaatcaattcattaattatataataagtttatacTATTAATTTAACGGTAATTTGAAGCTACTTGACACTATTAATTACGAGATTAATAATAAAGTATGAAAAAGATCAACTCTACCTTTGCGAGCTTTACAAAGCATAGAACTTGATTTCCCATAACAAAGAAAGATATATACCATTTGCACAAATTCCATGTATGTCATTGAGCATTAATTATGGCATAAATTGACAATTAgcgtaaaatttattttttgtatttattagtAACTTGTTTTTCACTATATTgtgaaaatctaaaatttgattaCAAGTATTTTAGAAAAAGTCATTTAACGATAAAGTTGGAGAAAATAATTAGGAgagtatttcttttaaattgatCATGTGAATTAAGTATAagaaatttttgtttgttttttttttaaaaaaaaaactatattgaacaagtaaaaaataaatcaaggtGGACATGAGGAATATAGACTTTAATTAATCTGAAAAAGCTTGATAACTAAAGTGGATTAGTACAAATTTTGTACTACAAACTCCAATTAATTTGTGAGTAATTGATTAAAGAGTAAAGAAAGGAGTATGATTAAGTATATAGCTAGGTGTCAGTCCCCACGTCTTCCTCTCTTTCTTATGCCTAATTTTCAGCTAAATGTTTCCTAAGTACTAATTGTTTAAACACTCTAATTATTGCATTAAACAATGTTTGGATCTTGTTTTACTAACTAATCAAATAGTCAAGTACAAAAAGTCCAATTTGGGGCCATACCTATAGATATTTATAGCCCACTTGTTTGAATTATATCAGTCAAAATGAAAcaagattatttttatataccAATTATTTCTCTCTCACTAGtgtatatattatatcaaaaaaatattattcttgtAATAATTACTAGTGTTTGGATTCGTCTAGTTAGCTAGGCTGAACTTTTGTTCTCCCTAGCTTATCTAtatatagtatgatgttttaaatataattttactcatttacttccttcattttaatttgatattaaattttacatttttataattttaaattttaaaaaatttaaagtatgttaaaatattttttaattttaatagtCTAGAATTAAAGAGAGGTAAAAAGAAAGATATTCTTTCTAGAATGAACAAATTAAATTGATAGGAATATTTTGTTCTCTTTAAAAACCTCTTTATAATCCTTTAGtttcttcttttaatatttttgtatgtaaCAGGTAGTTCCAACCTGTCCAATTTTAAGCATCAtctcttctttgtttttttttctctttgaaactcagttaatttaattttactttaatataaaatattttttattaaaaacaatttCACTCACAATTTCTAATTATAAATGGAGGGAGGGTACTACTTATTACTACCATTTTATACAACACTACTACTTAACCACTATGTACACAtacatattaatttaaatttgattatttatgtaattttagtattaatcaaacatattttaatttttaaagaatatttaattagttgtcATTTGTCAAGCAACCAACAGGAAGCATCTTTTTGACTCTTTTAGCCAATCAGATAAAGATGAATGAATTTTCCACTGTCCACCTCTcttattcatcttttattttattcatatataattgaCATATCACTCATTATATTCGAAAAATAATTCACAATCATAATATtcgaatatatttatatagccTTTTGGAGAACTACACGTCTTTGTCCAAAAATGCTAAAAAGGTTGATTTTTAAAGAGCACAAATTCAGTTTATTTCTAGatttcaaaattaaacataaaataaaataacacaaaagaaagaaagaaagagacaTGAACCAAAAGTTGGGTTACTTTATGATGGAAGAACCTCCTCTACTAGTTCATTATcttcatgttttatttattacttatatatatattgaaacaattaaaaaaaagattaattataAGTATTGACTTAATCgtatataaaatattgtattacTCTCTTTTAATAAGTTATCATATTAAGCTTGTTTTCTAAAAAGGTTTCTTGTAACTATAAGATAATTTTCTATGATCTACATCATATATATTCCATATATAGCAGTCATATTTATTGAAGCAATTCAATTGACACCTTATCTTCAAAAAAATTACTtccatatataaatatattgaatttcattgtctttttcatcttcttttaaaaaagtaaaaacttcAGTTCTGTCATAGCTTTACTAATCATAGTAGTGCatagaaattaaattatatcctAAGTATTATTTTGAACTCAATAACTGTCGTCTAagtcttatatttttattttaaaaattcattatatatataaagaaaattattaaatcataattaaataactttaaaaaattaagatttcaAATTCGTAATCCCAAATATGCGTGTAGTCACGTAGAGATCAATGGTTTGCATGCCAGCAAGATACTTGTTAAATAAACTCTCTCCATATATGGTGgttattatttcttctttttgtgtgtgtttgtgGGTACATACAtaaacaatatttttctttccttaGTAACATGAGAAAATAATCCTCATAAAATTAGTCAACTTATGCGCTACAAAcaacaattataatttaaaaagtaaaatcttTCAGATATATACCGACTTTATTAGTAGGATAGAAAGATTATTTTTGATAGATTCGGCTCAAAAATAAAACAGTCAACTTACAGTATGGAAGGCAATATTATATgagtaaaaaaaaagtacaaaatcCAAAATTCTGGGACCAGAACCCATATGAAGAAACTCTAGGAATTGTTTACTTCATTATAAAAAGTTTTCATTCTTTGagtttaatatcttttttttttttggtaaaaatatTCCCAAGAACTATTAGTAGCTCTACTTCATTATATTCGCTTTTTACTTGTATTCATCTTATTTGTAACTTGTACCATTGAAGAAGCTAACATtaggtattatttatttttataataattgaaTTGTTGCAGTTGAAGTGATGAATAATAGCAACAGAGAATTAGAGGAAGTTGCTATGGAGGGGGAGGGGGAGGAGGATGAGATTGCGATGAGAATTCAACCTTGGACAAAACAGATCACGTTACGAGGAATCATTGCTAGTACAATTATTGGTAGCATTTACAGTGTGATACAAATGAAAATGAACCTCACAACTGGGATCAATCCTAATCTCAATGTATCAGCTGCTCTTCTTGCCTATGTTTTCATTCAGGCATGGACTAAGATCATTAAAAAGATGGGGTTTGTGTCTGTTCCTTTCACAAGACAGGAAAATACCATGATACAAACATGTTCTGTCGCGTGTTACAGCATTGCTCTTGGAGGTAGgtatatacatatcataatgttttttttgattatatgatattaatgttgtgaaatatatatatatatttttggaattttcagGTGGACTAGGATCTTATTTATTGGGAATGGATAAGAAAACATATGAACTAGCAGGGGTTGGAACGGTTGGAAATACATCAGATAGTTATAAGAAACTTGAAATTGGTTGGATGATTGGATATCTTCTTGTAGTTTGCTTTATTGGACTTTTTGTATTAGTTCCACTTAGAAAGGTACTTCACTAATTCTTAAtcatttgaaattaattaatgaattgaTGAAAACATCGTTTTGCAATGATACACAGGTCTTGATAGTGGATTATAAGTTGACTTTTCCAACTGGAATGGCAACTGCTGTTCTAATTAATGGATTTCATGGAAAGAATGATAAAAAAGCTAGGTaagctttcttctttttttttatagtaattttttaaaattatttactaTAAGTTGTTGATTATTTTGCAGAAAGCAAGTGAAAGGTTTCCTCAAGTTTTTCTCCTATAGTTTTAGCTGGGCTTTCTTTCAGTGGTTTTATACTGGCAAACAGGATTGTGGATTTCAACAGTTTCCTACTTTTGGATTAAAAGCCTGGAAACAAACGTATGTCTTTTTAAGTTTAAGCTCAATACCCCTTATCTAAATTAaatgactattttttttgtgatctGCTTAACATATACATTTCTTTTGTGGTCTAgattttactttgattttagCTTGACTTACGTGGGAACTGGAATGATATGTCCACATATAGTAAACATATCATTGCTTCTTGGGGCAATTCTTTCATGGGGTGTTATGTGGCCTCTCATTGCAAAACTTAAAGGAGAATGGTTCCCTGCTGATATATCAGAATCCAGTATGAAAAGCCTTAATGGTTACAAGgttaatatataataatctcTCTCCAAAATTTTCTACATCATTTTCTAGTACTATATGTTTGTTGCTATATAGGTCTTCATCTCCATCGCGCTCCTCCTTGGTGATGGGCTATACAATTTTGCCAAGATATTGTATTTCACACTGTCTAGTGTTCACGAGAGGTTCAAACGCAAAAATCTTAGTCCAGGTAAACTTCAAAATTTAGCGTTAGCTATAAGTACTGTTATGTATGTATGATGATTAATCAAATACTTGGATTACTAGATATATCAGCAGCAGGGGTGAGGCAGGAGAAGAAATCAGAGGATGTGAAGTACGATGAAGCGTTTGTTAGAGAGAGAATTCCAATGTGGATAGGAGGTGTAGGGTATTTAGCATTGGGGACTATTGCTGTGATTATGATTCCATTGATTTTCCATGAGATCAGATGGTATTGGGTGATCCTAGCTTATCTTTTTGCTCCGTCTTTAGCTTTCTGCAACGCGTATGGCTCAGGCTTGACTGACATAAACATGGCATATAACTATGGTAAAGTGGGACTTTTCATGATGGCTGCATTGGCTGGTAAAGAACATGGTGTCATTGCTGGTTTAGCTGGTTGTGGTTTGATAAAGTCAGTAGTTAACATTTCTTGCATTTTAATGCAAGATTTTAAGACGGGGCATTTAACATTGACATCTCCAAAAACTATGTTTCTTAGTCAGGCTATAGGGACAGCGTTAGGCTGTGTGATAGGTCCATTATGCTTCTTTTTGTTCTACAATGCATTTGATATTGGCAATCCAAATGGTGAATTCAAGGCACCTTATGCATTGATCTATCGAAACATGGCTATTCTCAGTGTACAAGGTGTTTCAGCTTTACCTCAACATTGCTTGCAGCTGTGTTATGGGTTCTTTGCATTTGCTGTTGCCATAAATTTGGTGAAAGATCTTTCTCCAGAGAAGATAGGGAAGTGGATGCCATTGCCTATGGCGATGGCGGTGCCTTTTCTAATTGGTGGTTATTTTGGTATTGATATGTGTATAGGGAGTTTGGTTGTGTTTGTGTGGCATAAACTTAACTCTAAGAAAGCTAAGGTGATGGTTCCAGCAGTTGCTTCTGGTTTGATCTGTGGAGAAGGTCTATGGATTCTTCCTTCATCTATACTTGCTTTGGCCAGGGTAACTCCTCCAATCTGCATGAAATTCTTGGCTTCTTGAAGAATTTCAGTGTCCAACTGGtccataaaaatgaaaataactaatgTACTGATTTACAAGAGAATTTAAAGTTACCTACAGCTCGTGTCGTTTATTTTTTTCTGTGCTCTTAGTCTAGGAACTGATAAAGTTGTATCTCTCAGATGAAATTTATAATGAGAATGGGTGGCATTCATTTACAATAAATTTCGATATCCCGTGCAAAGTATTACAAGTTTTCTGTAAGCATTGTACATCCATCCAAGAACAAAATAGAAAAGAGAATAAGGCATATAAGAAAGAGAGGTGAGAGTAATAACATTGAAAATACACACTAATTAATCATGTTATAGGCACAAGTATGAGTGCAACGCTTGCATTCATTAGTTTAGAGGGTGCGGGGTTGATTTTTAAAGAGTGTTTTCTAtcagattattattataagtaaaatCAATTGCACTACAGTAAATAAACACGAATAACCTGAGAAATGGCAAGTAACTAGATATGATTAAGGATCAATCGTGTTGACAATGTCTCTGAATATATCTTAAATCCTTACCAAATGCATAACTAAAACAGCATTTCCTCTTTCAATTTAAATAAGCAAATCAATTCGATagacgatcacaagaagaaccCTCTAAGAATTTAATTAAGAAAGTCTCTTCCTTAATCCACATCTATGAAACATCAGTACAAGCTCAAATATCTGTAGTCCTGTGACGTACGTCCGCTTAAAAGAGGAACTTCAATGAACCTCATTTCATgtgaaaaatcaaataatatacaAGTGTACATTAGCAACAGACTCCAGAGGCTAATAAATCAGGTTTTTCTCGAGCAGGAATCCCACCTTTGAGGTTGATCATATAGTTACACGCAAAAAGCTTATGAAGTGATGATGCCTGCCAAAACGTCACTCTTGCCCCTTGCACCTATCGTGTAAACCAAACGAATTGCATCAAGCCACCAGTCCAAAGATTCCCATGAATCAGCGATCTGACAAATAGAAGAATGTCACAAGATCATGCAAAAGGAAATTTTCCACGGAATGTTAAATACTTTAACTCCAAAACTGAATGTAAAATTTAGGAGGTGTTCCAATCAATGGAGTAATCTTAAAATGAACATATTTAGAACTTCGTTTTCCCACTCTCCTTCACCTACAATGAGGAGCTCATGGAGAACATAAAACTAATGAGTTATGTTTCACAAATAAGAAGAATGACGATCTGCAGACAATGTTCATGTTCACCTCTGGGAAACCATTTTATATGTTctctgaacagatcaaacgtagATAGCAGTATGGCACTTTGTAACGGTAGCTTAAAGTTTGCGAAATTACCAGAACATCTTTGTACAAACCTGAAAACAAGTCCTATCTAAAAGTAATAATCTCCAACTCGGAAAGTCCGGAGTGAAAATGTAATTGAGTGGGCTAGATGTGAGATAAACTGATAGAGATATGACAAATGGGTCTGTTCAAAGAGAAGGTAAATCTGAAGACAACCCAAAATGCAGTTTTCAGATGTTACAAAAGTAAGCCTTTTTGTGGCATGAGAGTAAGAGAGGGAAGAAGGGCATTACAATCATGGAAGGTTTCTCACTATGACCACAGAGAGAAAAAGTagatttaacataataaaagtggGCGTAGATAGATCATAAAAGTCAATTCGTTCCTAAACGATAACCAAATTTCCATCACTAGATGAAGAAAGGTGAGTGGGTCATCACAGCAAACAGGTCAAGGACAGTAATGGGTAGGTCCGAGCTTGATGGCAATAATATTCCATAAATTCCAAACGCATAGGCAAAGGCACTATGAAAGGATGGACCCATTTTGCAAAGGAGGCGATGACTTTACGAATATCAAATCATCTGCTAAAGGAAGCAATTAGAACACCCTGTGTAGAAACCATTAGCTTTTGTTGATGAATTATAACTAGTCACCCTCCTtataaaataaaccataaatgACTTGTAATTTTCATTGGCCGTGTTGACAGAGAATATGATGTCTCCAATTTATTGGTTTGTATAGGACTGGATTTGTGTTCTGACCCTGATTATCATCAAGTTAGAGAATATAGCAATCAAATTTCTACTGCTCTCTAAGGCATATTTATCCATGAGCTCAACTAACTATCAGAAGTAGCCACAGGAGACATCATAAGTGGAAAATGTATGCTGAGAAAGCATGAAGAATTACCATGTAAACTGGCCCATGAATCGTATCAATACGGAGGCCTGCACCAGGTGGTAATGTAAGATCTGCACAGGCTGATACAGAGATGATATCTGGCACATCGACTTTAATTGCTTGTCTACTAGGACTCATATCTGCTGAATTTGATGAAAGGCTACTTGACATGTGTCTTTGATCAACTTTACTGATCTGCCCAAGCAAGAAAAggaattagttaattactagTAAGAAAACTAcaattatatatcaaattagACATGCAAGAGCATTCAGATCCATCATGTTGAAGACGTAATTAAGAATATAAATGTTTTCTCTTTCGGTATAGCTTTAAACTTTTAAATGAGTTGGTCACACACTTCAACATGGTTAAGATCAGGTTGATCTCCTATGTTCGAGTCTCACTGCCACCtattatcaaaaagaattttcatGTGCTTGGCCATGAAAGAAAACAGAGTTGCATGTGAAGAAACATGTTGAAGTCATAACTAAGaacatgaaaatgtgttttttttaacaACTTAAGCTTTTAAATGAAATGGTCACATAATTCATCACTACTAAAAGGCAAAAATATCTTGTCATCTACTTGATTGATCTAAAAGAAGAACATATCACTTTGTGTGCATCAAATGGATTTAAGGTTGACCTTTAGGGAAATAGAGCATTCTCCAGTTCAAGACAAAATAGCAAATGCAAATAGTCACAAACCTGTGACATGGTAGGCTTTACATAACTGATATGCAAGGCTAGAAGTTCAAAAGGATCATGCAAACAATGATAAGCAATAATAGTAAGGTCCAACCACGTGATCTGGTCATACTTTTCCGTAGTTGAAAACAATTTAGGACCCATTTGaccatagattttttttttgggcatAATATGTTTGGCCACAGAATTTGTCTagttttttgtgaaattttgaaaaCCAAATCCCAAAATCTACTAAAAACGTGATTTGGGACCAAAATGTAGCTGATGATatccttttaaattttaaaactaaccCTAAacttctatattttataaaaaagctCATCTCTTCATGACCCCAACTAATTCCTACCTACCCTTTTCAGTCAACTGATCTGGAAATGCATACTCACCGTGAAGAGATTATTCGTAGAATGTggaaatattatattgaaaaatagCTAGTTAGTACTGttgttattatttagtttttcaCTAACGAATCTTCGTAACTAATTTTAATATGACAAATTATAGTAGCTAGTAATTGTGTTATTAGTAGCTTTTATTAAAGTATTGTATTATGATTTTAGGATAATGTATTATCTAGtttattataaaaatgataattttgtgcCGAACTTATGgatattttagctagtttttagAACTTATGGGTACAAGTCATGTTTCGtgctttttaaaagaaaaaggtgACATGTTTCCGAAAACTTTGGCCAAAAACATTTTGAAACTTCAATCCAAACTTCACCCAAATCTGATTTCCCAACATTATTTGGGAAAATCTATGGTCAAACGCTAGCTTAATTTAGATATGCTATTATATTTGTGGTGAAACCTCATAGCATGAAAAATTTTTGAATGCAAGACAGGTTTTTATATGAAGCTAGACTTTTAAACTCtccatgaagaaaaaaagagcCAGGATCGCGTAAAAATACTGAGTGTTTATTGTTAACAAACTGAGGCATGGAATGTTTTCACCTGTTGAAGTCCTTCCTGATTCAAAACAAACTGAGAACGCTTCCAGTCACTGTGTGGTGCGAGTGGATTACCAGCAGGTGGTGAAGTGAGATATCCGACCTTCAGGTAGGGCAGAGGTAGCTGAACAGAGAAGTGCTTTTAGAACTTGATTGCATTATTTGACAAACTTACATTCCTAGTCAGATCAAATATGCCCAAAGAAGAAAAAGCTTCAACACATGCTTATctcaataaacaaaatattacataataagAGCTAGTTTCACTAGACTTTTGACGGCAAAGCAAGAGGCTTTTTTTAGTAAAGAAAGGGAAGGGATCCAACATAGTAATGATTAATATTAGAATTACAGAATTATCTTGTGtagtaacaaataaaaactTGTTCTCTATTTTCTCAACAACCAGAGAGATTAGTTTAAGAGGTGAAACCAACTTTTCATTGACCCTTCTCCTTTTGCTTTTGCCGTACTAAAGAGCTCCCTTGAATATAGGAGTACTTGATTTTTCATATATCAGCTCTTAaccattttgaattttgatcatCATAATGAAAAATTGTTATTCCATGATATGCCAAAATGCTTTCCACTCTTTTTGAATCGAAACCTTCTCCCCTCATCTATATGTTAAAAAGATTAACAAAACTCTCATTTTGATTCTTATAAGATTTCaaatctatcaaaaaataagttttatctCCTGATTGGGTGCACTTCTCTTTAGCTgcatataatttgaaatatacTCCT is part of the Solanum pennellii chromosome 8, SPENNV200 genome and harbors:
- the LOC107028735 gene encoding metal-nicotianamine transporter YSL1; the encoded protein is MNNSNRELEEVAMEGEGEEDEIAMRIQPWTKQITLRGIIASTIIGSIYSVIQMKMNLTTGINPNLNVSAALLAYVFIQAWTKIIKKMGFVSVPFTRQENTMIQTCSVACYSIALGGGLGSYLLGMDKKTYELAGVGTVGNTSDSYKKLEIGWMIGYLLVVCFIGLFVLVPLRKVLIVDYKLTFPTGMATAVLINGFHGKNDKKARKQVKGFLKFFSYSFSWAFFQWFYTGKQDCGFQQFPTFGLKAWKQTFYFDFSLTYVGTGMICPHIVNISLLLGAILSWGVMWPLIAKLKGEWFPADISESSMKSLNGYKVFISIALLLGDGLYNFAKILYFTLSSVHERFKRKNLSPDISAAGVRQEKKSEDVKYDEAFVRERIPMWIGGVGYLALGTIAVIMIPLIFHEIRWYWVILAYLFAPSLAFCNAYGSGLTDINMAYNYGKVGLFMMAALAGKEHGVIAGLAGCGLIKSVVNISCILMQDFKTGHLTLTSPKTMFLSQAIGTALGCVIGPLCFFLFYNAFDIGNPNGEFKAPYALIYRNMAILSVQGVSALPQHCLQLCYGFFAFAVAINLVKDLSPEKIGKWMPLPMAMAVPFLIGGYFGIDMCIGSLVVFVWHKLNSKKAKVMVPAVASGLICGEGLWILPSSILALARVTPPICMKFLAS